TTGGGTggctcctcctcacccccctTGAAGGTCTTCAGGGCAGCCGTGAAGAAGGAGGCCATGAGTGGTGGCTGTGGCCACCTGTGCCCCACTGTGCCACTGGTTCCAGCCCGGGCCAGTGCCTGCAAGGTCAGCAGGACCAGCCCCAGGGGCACTGCGGATCAGGGACGGATTAAGGCATTAGGAGGGGAAGCCACAGGCATTGGTGTGGAAACATCTTCAGGTGCTGCTCGCTGCACCCAAGACCACTTGGGGACGTACTGGGATGCTGCCCCATAAGGGTGTTGGGGAGGTGGGAGCCCCAGCGCACCCTGCACCCAGCCAGGAGACCTCCCATCGCATGGGCCCCAATGCAGGGCAACACCCCAGggcctccttcctcctcctcttcctcctcactgtGCACCATGGAGCCCTGTGCTGGGAACCCACAGTCACCCACACCAGCACAGGGAGCGCTGGTGCAAGGAGTTGGTGCAGAAGAGATGCAAGAGGATCCCTCCAAGCCTTTGCCAGGCCCCGAGAGAAGGTCTGGCCTAATTTGAGCCCAGGGGCTGAAAAAAGCTGTTGAATTAATTCCTTTGGTTTaatcaaaaaagcccaaatccaTGTGGTTCAGCTGTTGCATGTGGTGGCTGGAGTGGGGCTGCCTCAGGGTTCAGGTTCCATCCTCCAGCGAGTGGAGACGTTCTGTCCTGTCCCTGTCACTGGGATGGGCAGCTTGAAGGGACCCCACACCCCATGGGATGTATGTTGTGATGATAGTCCCAACCCTGGTGAGTCCAGGGGGCTTCTGACCACAGGTCCTGGGAGGAGACAGGGGTTAAACATCCTTCAGGTGCttcagctccttctgcagcttCTCAGTGAGCTTCTTGAAGGACGGCCGCTTGCCCGGCTCCAGTGCCCAGCAGCTCTTCATCAGGGCATAGACAGTGTGGGGGCAGCCCTCGGGGGGCTCCATGCGGtacccctgctccagcagctccgtCACCTCCTTCAGGCTCTGGCAGGATGGAGAATGCAGCTGAGACTCCCCTGCCCCTTGCCCCAGACAGGGGACACTGGgatgtccccatcccattgacCTGCAGCATTCCCTGGCACAGCACTCACCAGCTTGGGGTAGGGTGTGCGGCCAAAAGAGAAGGTTTCCCACAGGAGGATTCCATAGCTCCACACGTCTGACTTGGAGGAgaacttctgcagcagcagcaggaggggaggcTGAAGCCTGAGGGCAGAACAGGAGCCAGAGGCTGCCCCTGCCAcccccagctccccacagccccaggggtgATCCTGCCACATCCCTGTGAAGCTGCCCCAATTCCTGCTATGCACCAGGGCAAGGGCTGGTCAGGACAGAGCCCAGATTTGGGCAGGTGCAGGGCTGAATGTGCCAGAAGCCACTGCAGGACAAGGATGAGCAGAGGGACCTCAGAGCTGCTTTGGGAGGACCCCCCTGTGCCCTTCACACCTCCCCACCATCACTCACATTGTGTTTCAGGGCCTCTGGGGCTGTCCACTTGACGGGCAGCAAAGTGGCGTCTGCACCCTTAGGATTGACCCTGGCCAAGCCGAAATCACTCACTTTGGCCACATTCTCCTCAGAGATGAGGATGTTGCGGGCAGCCAGGTCCCTGTGCACCAGCCTCTTGGACTCCAGATAGTCCATGCCCTGAGCCACGTCCCTGTGGTGGGCAAAGGAGGCAGAGCACAGTGTCACCACATGATCCTTGGGGATGCCCAGGGGATGCAGAGCATCAGTTCCCAGCCCGAAGGGAGGGACTTGGACTTACAGAGCAAAGAGGAGGAGCTGCTCGACTGAGACAAGCGCCCGGCCCCGTGTGCGCAAGAAGTTCACCAGGTTGCCCTGATAGAGGAGGGCAAACATGTCAGGACCAACCTGGGGCTGCCTGGACACTCTGCCTCTGCAGTGCCCAGCATCCATCCAACCCAGCCGCTAAACATGGACTTTGTCCCCAGCTCTGAGTGGCAACAGGTCCTGCTGGCTGAGGACCAGCTGGGGGCTCCCACCTTGCTCATGAATTCCATCACGATGTAGAGGCCGTTGTGCAGGATGACACCAAGCAAACACACCAGGTTTTTGTGCCGGACCTTCCTGAAGTGGAGGGATGTGGGTCAAGGGGGTGCCTGCTCGTACCTGGGACACGAGGCAGGGTGAGCTGTAACCCTGGGGGACTCACGTCATGGCAGCAGTTTCAGTGAGGAAGGCCTGGGCAGTCACATCGCACTTGATGTTCTTCACGGCCACCTTCTGCCCCATGTACTCACCCTGCAGCACATCTGGGAGGGGATGTGGGCGGTcaggctcagccccacacctgACTCCCCTCATGCCAGGCTGATCTCCCCCATGCCGTGGGGATGGGGTGACGACATTAGGGGGTGCCATTTGGGGGAGCATGGGGTGAGGGAAGCTCCAACCCCATTGTCTCACCTACCTCCAAACTCGCCTTGCCCGATGCGGTCTCCCAGCGTGAGATGCTGCAGGTTCAGCAACCAGCCAGCTGGGCATGGGCACAAGAGCAGGTTAGCAGGGGCCACCATGCTGCCTTGTCCCCAAAACCCAGACCCTCTGCCTCATCCCCTACCTTTGGCCAACTCCTCCTCTGCTGACTTCATCCCGCTTTTTGGCTTGGGTTTCACCAGCTTGGTGCAGATGGCTCCTTGCTCCTTCATGTAGTACTGCCGAGGGGTGGATGACGGAGGCAATG
The DNA window shown above is from Melopsittacus undulatus isolate bMelUnd1 chromosome 19, bMelUnd1.mat.Z, whole genome shotgun sequence and carries:
- the MATK gene encoding megakaryocyte-associated tyrosine-protein kinase isoform X1 — protein: MSGKHWPPGTQCVTKHDHTKPKPQELAFHKGDVVTIIATVEGKGWYRARHNETGQEGLMAASALRQRGPIRADPKLSLMPWFHGKISGVEAVQELQPPEDGLFLVRESVRHPGDYVLCVSFGREVIHYRVVHEENTLSIDSHQHFSNLIDMIEYYMKEQGAICTKLVKPKPKSGMKSAEEELAKAGWLLNLQHLTLGDRIGQGEFGDVLQGEYMGQKVAVKNIKCDVTAQAFLTETAAMTKVRHKNLVCLLGVILHNGLYIVMEFMSKGNLVNFLRTRGRALVSVEQLLLFALDVAQGMDYLESKRLVHRDLAARNILISEENVAKVSDFGLARVNPKGADATLLPVKWTAPEALKHNKFSSKSDVWSYGILLWETFSFGRTPYPKLSLKEVTELLEQGYRMEPPEGCPHTVYALMKSCWALEPGKRPSFKKLTEKLQKELKHLKDV
- the MATK gene encoding megakaryocyte-associated tyrosine-protein kinase isoform X2 translates to MSGKHWPPGTQCVTKHDHTKPKPQELAFHKGDVVTIIATVEGKGWYRARHNETGQEGLMAASALRQRGPIRADPKLSLMPWFHGKISGVEAVQELQPPEDGLFLVRESVRHPGDYVLCVSFGREVIHYRVVHEENTLSIDSHQHFSNLIDMIEYYMKEQGAICTKLVKPKPKSGMKSAEEELAKAGWLLNLQHLTLGDRIGQGEFGDVLQGEYMGQKVAVKNIKCDVTAQAFLTETAAMTKVRHKNLVCLLGVILHNGLYIVMEFMSKGNLVNFLRTRGRALVSVEQLLLFALDVAQGMDYLESKRLVHRDLAARNILISEENVAKKFSSKSDVWSYGILLWETFSFGRTPYPKLSLKEVTELLEQGYRMEPPEGCPHTVYALMKSCWALEPGKRPSFKKLTEKLQKELKHLKDV